Part of the Candoia aspera isolate rCanAsp1 chromosome 1, rCanAsp1.hap2, whole genome shotgun sequence genome, GTTTATAAAATTATGTTTGGTGCAGAGTACATCAATACAATTTTTTTCCTCACCTCTTATTTACACTGGAATGTAGATTTAGGACAAGGAAAAAAAGTCTCTCTTTACAAAGATACAGTACAGTTAGTGTACAGAATGTACAGCAATAGGACCTGTTAGTAGCCAGGAACAAAGATGGCTCTGAAAGGGGATTGGTTAGATTCCTGAAGGAAAAATAGATAATTGACTCTTTGTGATAGTGGCTATATGGAATTCTAGGTTCAGAAGCACTCTGCCTCTTACATTCTAGTTGACAGCAAAGTGGGAGAGAGCTATTGATTATTTTCATACTTATTTGTGGGCTTCCTTAAAGCCATCTGGTTAACCATGCTTGGAAAAAGGATGCAATCTAAATAGATCCTTTGTCAGTTCCAGCCACTCAGGgctcatctttatttatttatttatttatttattttatttcaacgTATTAGCCTCCCAACTCCAatggttttctatttttctgctttaaaaaataaaaatagagaactGTATGGGAACAAATCTCCCAATGACTGCtagctataatttttaaaaacagactcTGCATTAAGGAGAAGAATACCTCTgatgataaggaaaaaaaagttcattaaaCCGTGCTTATAAGCTTCCCTAGTGTTTCTAGATGGCCATTATTAGAGATATTAATTGGCTAGGTGATTAGGCCCAGTAGGCATAGCACTAGGTCTTCCAGAGTCTTCCCTTCTCATTCTCTGCCAGCCTCTTAATTCAGTGGCCTATCAGGCTTGCACAGAGAAAACAATCCCTTAACAAGCCCAACTACTAACTAAACTAGCATGTTTTGGGTTCCAATCCTGCAGGGAAATTTAAGCTGCTGGATCAGGACAGGGATGTCCGTGAGCCTGTGCAGTACTTCAACAGTGTGGAGGAAGTGGCTAGCATCTTTCCAGACCGTGTGTTCGTCATGGAGGCCATCACCTTCAGTGTAAAGGTTAGTTGTCCTTTAGCATGGTGGCTATGTCAGCAGCCAAAAGCATAGGTGGGAAAGAGGGGAGTGGGAATGTTCTTTTTGCCCCACAGGTCAAAGTCTTTCTGTTAGGTTTGATATCTAATTTCTTGACAGTTGTTTTGTTCTGCTTGGTTAATGAAGAGCTAAGCTATAgcaaagcaaattaaaagaaCCTTTGCAAACCTGCAATCAAATCTGCTTACCCAAAATGTGGCTTGCAATATAATTGACTATTTCATATCTGATAGagtatataaatgttttgaatgCTCACAGATCTTTTATGCAATAATCATTGCTAAACTGAGAAATTAGATAGCGGAGATATAAGGAATTCAAAGCAGAATATAGCTCACTTTCCAGTGTAAATTGGCCTCAAAGTCTGAAGGCTGCTTTGCTTTTGGGCTTCCCAGAGGCAACTGGTTAGCCACTGGGAGAGAGATGGGTTGCTGACCTGGCTGGACCTCTTTTAATCTGATCCAACTACTAGGCTCTTCTGTATTTTTGAATATCTTAATGGTCTTTTAAACATGTATTTAGGAATCTGCTCAGAATGAATATAAACATTAATGTGTATTCCCTAGTTTTATCAATTGCATTTTGAATCTGGGGTGAAGATAAGATTTGGAAAATCAGGGAGGAGGGCATTTAAGCTTTATGTTCATTCATTGCCTCGGGGTTTCTAGTTCAACTTGGATATCTGCCTCTCCAGTTAGGTTGCTATAAGACCATGAATGAGCTCTAGGAATAAATAGAGACACCTTTCCCACCACAAAGCTAAACACACTCTGGGAAGAAAATGTAATGCACTTTACTGAAAaccacaacaataataacaaataGGATCAGATGCATTCTAAGTTTAGACAGGGCTTGATTTTCAGGAAAAGCAAAGGTTGAAAACTTCAGTAAGAAAACAGTAAACAGAACATTTCGAAAAGTGTCATTTCCTCTAGGACTACAATCCAAATCACACATAGGGGTAATTCCCATTGAACAGAGTGGGATTTTCTTCTGGGAAAACATGTATAGGGGATTGCACTGAATTTGTGAAAGTTAACATCTTAGAACTTCATTTGACAGATGAAATGGAAAATAGTTTCTGCAGAACAGAGACACATAGGCGTGTTTCCTTTTCAAGTGGTGACAGCCTTGATCTTAAAGCCGATTCAATTATCTAGTTTGTGGAAACCAACAGATGGCTTTTAAGTAACTCAAATTAGATAATTTACTGGAATTTGACTTCTCACACCCACGCAGTCTGGCATCTCTCTCAGTTGGCCATCCAGGTGTCCATCTCTTAAACGTCTTTCTAATCATCTGTGTCAAAGAGGCCCCTATTCTGCTTTCCCTTTTTGATCAGATGGACACAACCCAAGACCCCCTGAGTGGGATGAAGTCCAGCAGCCCCAAATGATGGCCTGTGGTACTTCCTTCTccgtacacagacacacagaatcAGATAAATCCACCTTCTAGCTTTTCCCACATGGCTCATATTGTGGCAGAGCAAAGCAGTAGCTTTTGTATCCCAGAATCCCCCTTACCAAAGCCCCCTCTTTCCTTGCTCTCCATGTCTGTTGTAGAATTCTCCTTGTTCAGCCTcttatttctccattttccctCACCAACTGGCTTCTTTCAGGTTGTGTCGGGCGAGTTCAGTGAAGACAGCGAAGTATACAATTTCACGCTGCATGCAGGAGATGAATTAACGCTTATGGGCCAGGCAGAGATTCTGTGTGCAAAAGCTGCAAAAGAAAAGTCGCGTTTCAATACATTGCTGAGGAAGTTGGGCAAAGCAGGTGTCCCTGGCACTGGTGGTGGGAATGGTGGTAgtggcaacagcagcagcagcaacagtggGGGTGGTGGCAAGCCGTTGAAGGGCAAGATGCCTTGCCTGATCTGTATGAACCATCGGACTAATGAAAGTCTCAGCTTGCCCTTCCAGTGCAAAGGACGCTTCAGCACTCGCTCACCACTGGAGCTGCAAATGCAGGAGGGGGAGCATACAATTCGCAGTATCATTGAGAAGGTGCGGCTGCCTGTCAATGTGATTGTGCCCAGCCGGCCACCCCGTAACCCCTATGACCTGCATGCCATCCGGGAGGGCCACTGTTACAAGCTGGTGAGCATCATCTCCAAGACGGTGGTGTTGTGCTGCATTCTCCGCAAGGATGAGGTGGCACCCTTCCACTTCCTCCTGCTCACAGATATGCCCCGTTTTTTGCTGCCGGAGGGGATGTTGCGTGGAGGTGGAGACCCCCAACTGGAGAAGTTGTTACGAGAAACTGCTGCCCTCTGCCAGGAATGCTTCGATCCCAATGAATATTCCAAGGCTGTGCGAGAGGCCAAGCCGGACTTCTCAGAAGAGTGTGCCAGCCCCCGCCATGTACGACTCTGTCTGCAGGGCTATGCCCGTGATGAATTGGCCCAGTCCTTCCAGCGCCTCTCGCTTTGCTTATATGCTGCCTCTGAGAGCAGTTGCCAGGACTCAGCCCAAGGAGGGAGGACCCCGAGGTTGTTTCTCCCCTCCCGCCAAGAGCCCTCTGGTCTTATGACTGATACATCGGACTCTGAGCGCGAATACATGACACCTGATTGGGTAGAACCCACATTCCGGACTCAAGAGCTCCCGTATGAAGAACTGTGGACTAATCAAAACCCAGAGAATTATTCTGAATCCAGCAGCACTGCTCTCGGACTGGAGAATGCCAACAAGGGTCAGCGTGATCTTATCTCTTTTGGTAGCATCTCCTCACCTCTGGGTTCACCATGCCACCGAGGCCTGCTGCAGGAGGACCTTAATCCAGATGCTCCTCCCCCAGTCCCACCCAAATCTGAAGCGGTAAGAGACTCATCTAGTAGAAGATGGGAACTGCCCCCCAGGGCAAGGCACTCAAAAATGAACGTGTGTCTTATTGTTTAACCTGAACTAAATTTCAAAGGATGTTGTTGTCATCCAGAGAAGGGAAATATACTTAAAAGGGAATTTTGCTTATTAGGACAGAGTCTGCATGTAGCGATGTAGATAGGTCATATGATAGGAACATTAAACCTTCCATACTGAGGAGTACTAGAAAAtgaactggaaaagaaatataatgaTTCCTTTATAAAAATGTGTGGTGTAACCACATTTGGAACATTGTGAACAATTTTTGTCATTGCACACATTAAAAAGTTTGAGCACTTCCTCtataaagaaaaattacaatATTAAGTGCATTTTAATGTAGTGAATGTTTGAACAAGGCATTCTGATGTTGTAAAAAGTGAAGACTGGGAGAAGTTTTTCCCACtgtgcctgtcatgagtaaggatggcgagccgcatttcttggttttctgaagacatttctaaacgtatctccttaattgcttgctcctccctctttcgatgggagtaggagtttgttaggattgatgtcctaacaaccaggaaacacactgagacaaggaactggtctctaatatttattgctagtacttaacaggaatcctaacaaactgaagaagcgtggggaaaacccagacatataacccccaagggttaaggcggtcccgatctgtgtctctttgaatggctgaacaattcatcagtgctacgcatgcgcttgacagtctggatgggagccccctgctcgccatccttactcatgacagtgccaTAACCCTAGAACCCTGAGATAATTTAGACAGCTGAACAGTGGAAAATTCAGGATAGAACAGTATTTCTTCACAGTGCACATAGTTTAACTGTAAAATTAACCAAGCTATTTGTTAGATCTGTAACTCGGCTTTCTTCAGGAGGTCAAAGTGGCATACCTAGTATTCTGTTTTCTAGTTTTTTTCTCCACAAGAACTACCCTGTGACATAGGCTGAACTGCGACTGAGTgcctgtcccaaggtcacccagtgaactttcaTGGCTGATGGTGGACTTATACTTGGGTCTCCTTGGTCCTAGTCCACCTCCTTAACCACTTTACATATTATTACAAGTCAGTCCTGAAAACTACTTGCTATTCTGCAAGCACAGCTGTAACTTCAGATGGATAGGATTCCCCAGGAATATGCAGAAATCCAGTGTGGGACAGAAGTAGGAATTttgaccattttttatttttttcaaataccacagtaattatttttcaaagggTTTGTAGAAAGCAGATAGAATAACCTCAAGTGATATTGGCCCAATCAGCTTCTAAGGAATGAACCAGTACAatatattgtaaaccgctcagagtccgtctttggagggagatgggcggtaacacaaatttgagaaataaataaataaatcttaggtATTGCCATTGAAGCCAGTGATCTCTCAGTGTATTATAATGGCTTTCCATTGGAATGGTAGGATTTCAAAAGGATAAGTGGATTATAAAGATAAGGAAAACCAATGGCATTGATCACTGGATGTGGTCTTCGTCTGGTCTCTCACCCGAGTTGATTATTTGCTGGGAAACCTGAATTTCCTAAGTCTTTAAATGCTGCCCATGTGAATTACTCAGGAAAATTGTATAGAAGCACTGAGAATCACAATGGGATTTTTGCTGTCCTTGCAAGACATTTGGGTTAATGTTGATGATTCTGTAATAAAGGAATGggatctgctttaaaatgttctaGTGTACAATGCATTTTCCAGCTCTGCCATTTTCTAGGAACTTTATTTCATTGACTCACCCCATATTTATCAACTTCCCTAGTAATGAATCAGCATTCCATAACTACTGAATGTGCTTAGTCTTCAGCATTGGTGtggctttaatttatttttccctttttctaacTTCTTCAATTCTTACAGTTTTCCCTATGCCTGCTTATACCTCATTATTGTATATAGATGgtgatattttggacacattaatATGTGCACTCTTAGAGTGAGTTTATAAAATGtgtgaaaatgtatatatttatgtttatggtGTATCTACACTTTCAAAGAAATTGGTTGGTTGCTACTAAAAATGAAAAAGTCAGTTGTTTTTTCCCTCAGTAATAATTAGTTTTTCCCAGAATATTTGGAAATGCAGTTTCTTTTCACATAATTAGCTCTTTCTGGATGGAAAAATACACATCAGAGTGAGTATTGCAAACTGAACTAAATGTTAAAGTAGGAAGATGGAACTTGTCATGGAACTTTCTTGTTCAAtggcagctgtgtgtgtgtgtgtgtgtgtgtgtgtgtgtgtttactaaTGTGCAGCTTTGGCTTAAAATGCCTATCTGGTCCAGCCCTTCTCCATTTAGTATAAGGcaattttgttcatatttttattgAGTTAACTAAAATCTGAATTATTTTGCTCTATCTGTGTGTTGAAGTGTGTTTGGAAAAGATGTTGAAAAACTCTGCCTTATCCTCCATAATCTGCCCCTCTTAGGACAGATTATGAGGACCTATATCTTTGAGCCAAAGAGATACATATTGAGAATATACTTGGTGTACTGATCAATCTGTTGGTTGTTGGTCTTTAATGACATTGCTGGTCCTGGAGGTAATGTTGTAGAAATACAgaactctctgagcttggttgctttcttgtttcattgccaggctaggtaacatcatcagtgtgagggagagtGGGGTTTTCTGgctgtttgtatacagtagcttgccctgccactcTTAATGGTGGTGTAGTTTCCTCCTTGATGGTTGCTTGCTTGTTTCTTCCCTGTCTCAATTTGTTTGCTGATGGTGGTCCAACTGTATATGACCATGCCAGTACAGGTGCAGCCACTGTCCCTTGAGTTACTGGATTATCTGAATGCCTCTATCAATGGATGAGATGCACCTGCCTATATCAGGTTGATGTCTCCAAGTCCTGTCATTTTGGACCACAAAAACACAAAGGACAGATACTTCTGCAGAGAGCTGAAATATACATATGGACAGTACCATAAACAAGTAGAAAAGAACTTGACATAGAGTTGTGTGTTGAGTAGGGGGGCagataaatgtaaataataaaacgTCTCTATTATTAATatcctgctttctcttttttctttttgtgatccAAGTTCATCTTTGATTAACTCAATATCATGGTGAACTTTCTTTTGTCTCCTATCTTTCTCATCCTTAGCAAGGGAGTCTACCAAATAGACTAGAGGTGATGGTGATGGCCAACAAAGACAAATCTTCCCTGGGTCTCTCTCAAGTCTCTCTGTATAGCATGGCTTCTGATTTTAACAGGTCCAGACTCTACCCATAACTGCTCAACCCCATTGGTTGTATTTGTTGGATTACAGATGAGTCCCATCCATAACTGACTCTTCACTGTCTTTAGTTCTGGAACAGACTCTCAGAGATTGAAGTTCTCTCTGGGGAAAATTCCATTTCTACCTTAAACCATCACCATTGATGCCTCTCAAGACAGGTGGGAGTCACAATATGGATTGTTCAAAGCTGGTGGATATCAGCTGAGAGATCTTACTATACAAACTGTCTGAAGGTTTTTGCAGTTTTCAAGGCTCACAGAGCTTTTGCTTACCTGTGGTACAGATCTCATTCAACAATATCACTACAgcccattaataaataaatatggtggaGTCTGATCCTTTCTTTTCTTAGCCTTGCAACTTCGGGACTTGTTTGCTTCAGCAGCCGCTTGCAACCACAGACCTTCATTTACTTACCTTCAAAATGGCTCTTTGATGGTTCTGCCACTGTAAAAACTGACTGGCTGCTATAAAACTATGTGCTCTTTGGGAAAGTCCCTCATATCTCATAATTTTATATTGAAAATAATGGTTTTATAGCTTGACTTCCCATTTCTGTAATGTGTAATTTCTGACTTCCATTTTAATGAATCTTTTGTTCTCCCTATGTTTTTTGCTTCCCTTTCTCATATCTGAAATACACCACTCCCTGGATATATAGAGACTTAGGAAAGGTTATTTAGACCACTGAATCCAACCTATTGCTCAgtgcaaatatataaattaaaatatcatcaACAAATGGCCGTATAGCTTCTGCTTCAACACAACCAGTGAAGGAGAGCCTGCCATCTCTCTAGGTAATTGATATTCTATTTTAATTGCACTTGATGAATTGATCCTCACCATGGTTGCTTATCCAGTTTTTTCTCAGTGTTTTGCATGTTGTATTAAGATGACTATTATCTTGCATTATCATCTCACCAACCCCTCTCCACCAAGATTTGCAGACATTCTACATGGGCATTTTCTACTTTAAcagcctttatttaaaaaaaaaattgttctagcTCTCTGtagaacacacacacagtctAATCTGGTAGCATTTCTGAAGCATTACAGATTGGATCTTAAGGCCAGTGAAGATGCCAGTTTTGACAGGGCACTGTTATCTATCCTCCACGTTGACGTAATATGGAATGGTGGGCAAGGGCCACAATTCAGCCTTCTGACCTTCCAAagtctttctcaatttttttttcagttttttcctaAGTAAATAACTTCATATGTCTTGGTTAAATTACATCCTGTAATTGTCATTCCATTCTACTTTGTTAAAATCAGAAGTAAATCcaacttgagaaaaaaaaagcaggggataATTAGCAGGAACATCACCTCTATCTTTTCAAGTGATCTTGGAAAAACCAGGTTTGGGAACATCCAGTTTCTAAAGTGTTCTACAGCTCTGCTTGAAGACTTTGAAAATTCCTCTTCAGTCTGTATGGGCAAGTTTGATCAGTCTACTTGAGaaaatactttgggttgtatttgGTCCATCACCCAGCAAATGACAATCTTATTCGCCAATCTTTTTGTAGGTGAGAGAGGAATGTCGCCTCCTTGTTGCTCCCCCTGTGCCACCACGTGGTGCCCACACATCAGCCACCTCCAGCCCTCCAATGCCTGTGCGATTCCCCAAGGTCCAAACAGCTGTGTCACCCAGCGCCAGCCTCTCATACTACTCATCTGGACTTCATGACATGTGAGTGATGGTACTGGGATAGCTTCTACAGAGGGAGTTGCGAGATACAGCCTTCCTTGTAGGAACTCAGTTGGGAAGATGATTGTGGGGagaatacagtactgtatatgctTAAAGGCACTTGCTTTATCATCCTTCCTTCAGTCTTATTATGAACTAATCCTAAAGTACAGTCTCGTGGGCTGGTATCCAGAGGCTTTGAACTATCTTCCTTCTTGTCACTGAATTATCTGTGTAGGTCAGCTGTGCATTTACTACTGCTAGATTCAGGGGATGTGCAAGCATGCTGAGGACAAGAGCAAGAATTGGTGCAAGGAAATACCAAATGGGTAGATCTTTTCTTGTTGGTTGATCTTTATCAGAGGCACTCTCAGGTTGTAAAAAAGGAGGCACAGTGTCTTCCTACCCAGATACTAGAAAATTAAGCTAGCTGTTAATGTTttatgcaaaaaaggaaaaaaaaggaaaaaaacacatttccatACTTACAcaggaaagaatgaatgagatcTTTAATTCTGAGAGTTAATGACACAGTGTAACTAacacttttcttttaaatgagcCCAAGTGTGGCTGCTTGCTGGTTCTTTGCTTTCTAAGTAAATGTCCTAATTTCTAGGCAAATTGTAGAAAGcgtaattaaaaataacagcatCAAGCACATAAACCAAAGGATCTTATTGTGGAAGAAAGGCGTGGCTTTGATAAAAGGATCCATGCCTCCCTATTGTTTTGAACTATTATGTTTGGATCCTCCAAaaatgtttgtaaaaaaaaatgttgagcttTCTTTCCCATGGCTGTGGCACTTTGAACTTTCTGTAGGTCTCAGAAAAAATCCTTGTCAGGCAAGGATGACTTTGGGCAGTGGGCACAAGATTTTTCACATTACAGAAGTTGGAACAATGCATTGGCAAAACTCAGGGTGGGGTGCCCAGTATGGTTAGATGTTGCTGGATTTGTCCACTATGGTTTTAAAGACATTCATCTGCTCTAAACTTATGATTAGGGAGCTCCAAATCCCATTTCATTTGAACTAGCTCTGATACTgagtgtttgttttctttgcctgcCAGGTCAAGGCCACGAAGTGGTAGCTGCTCCCCATCCCCGGATTCCTACTCCCTGTACTGCTATCCCTGCACATGGAGTGACTGCAAAGCTGGGGAGTCCACTAGCCGACAACTGGCCAGCCCTCAAACGCAGTTGCCGTCTCAGCCCCCACCTGCTCAAGTGTCTTCCTGGTCTGACCCTTGGCCATATAACGACCTGGGCTCAGGTGTGGCCACTGGGAGATCCATT contains:
- the GAREM2 gene encoding GRB2-associated and regulator of MAPK protein 2, which translates into the protein MLSILMPFLISVTGEYVEGVSDQDVLLIHSCRQWTTVTAHSLEEGHYVIGPKIDIPLQYPGKFKLLDQDRDVREPVQYFNSVEEVASIFPDRVFVMEAITFSVKVVSGEFSEDSEVYNFTLHAGDELTLMGQAEILCAKAAKEKSRFNTLLRKLGKAGVPGTGGGNGGSGNSSSSNSGGGGKPLKGKMPCLICMNHRTNESLSLPFQCKGRFSTRSPLELQMQEGEHTIRSIIEKVRLPVNVIVPSRPPRNPYDLHAIREGHCYKLVSIISKTVVLCCILRKDEVAPFHFLLLTDMPRFLLPEGMLRGGGDPQLEKLLRETAALCQECFDPNEYSKAVREAKPDFSEECASPRHVRLCLQGYARDELAQSFQRLSLCLYAASESSCQDSAQGGRTPRLFLPSRQEPSGLMTDTSDSEREYMTPDWVEPTFRTQELPYEELWTNQNPENYSESSSTALGLENANKGQRDLISFGSISSPLGSPCHRGLLQEDLNPDAPPPVPPKSEAVREECRLLVAPPVPPRGAHTSATSSPPMPVRFPKVQTAVSPSASLSYYSSGLHDMSRPRSGSCSPSPDSYSLYCYPCTWSDCKAGESTSRQLASPQTQLPSQPPPAQVSSWSDPWPYNDLGSGVATGRSIPLLGNSDATAIKSYHSCPRLKPPPPQKRFAPFGALNPFSNPAYSSSPASSGSSDWLESLDWQKTTASSTDTFDPFEGTSSPEGELHYSPAPPPLSSKPFDTAENIVIRTSVAPLSSTIVHGTEGGVTHLYLAQGVIEAPPARLNGDGSPWQPPGDLSALSLEEVSRCLRFIGLSEDVVSFFARERIDGSIFVQLTEEILCEDFHLTKLQVKKIMQFIKGWRPKI